A window from Triticum aestivum cultivar Chinese Spring chromosome 6D, IWGSC CS RefSeq v2.1, whole genome shotgun sequence encodes these proteins:
- the LOC123143322 gene encoding uncharacterized protein: protein MEPPGSGSGAAEPVEEDRVEEPAQGGSNSNASSPTAAAPPPPRTTPLHLEQAGGGADGSTPATVFDPRKGKDPVSLLPPWVIPPPPSPATVFDPRKGKDPVPPLPPWVIPPPPSPAGSSSSSDSSIDYGAAFRAGTFGDGVTESSTAAELRARGGRARATWSDPLVADTRGEPNAAPHPFDHGMIDRLVREQAAIDGAIGLREEPEEAAPSIDPKLVAQSLLERLARVQAAVDEDNRRREQQYNSLRAEEAMYRKEQEKLSQVKVVVKVKPKQDKLGINWTQIKNKIFRREGREICSEHVNHQTHPITEVRRHHRLASDEANHLDAYSEYRSVIGDGECFYRSFIFSYLEQVIDRQDTHEEHRLLRVVERMSMQHANLRWNSDFRRSSKAFKNLIKKIMRRKHGRETTSSRRKEKLLKFFNKDDTTLDIFIFLRLVVAIQMCSHREVYEPLIPGLRGNYNLEDWCFWRVTPARRFTDHVMMLALATALEVPLRVERVRGGYDPDIYTVPGVPRPRVTLLYSANHHEIIYPRASQREHAADQGSNQQTSQRKHPADQSSSHQASQRDDPADQS from the exons ATGGAGCCACCCGGTTCGGGTTCAGGAGCAGCAGAACCGGTCGAGGAGGACCGCGTCGAAGAACCGGCCCAGGGGGGCTCCAACTCCAACGCCTCCTCCCCGACCGCTGCTGCGCCGCCACCTCCCCGCACGACGCCCCTCCACCTCGAGCAGGCCGGAGGCGGCGCCGATGGGTCGACCCCCGCGACGGTGTTCGACCCCCGGAAGGGCAAGGATCCGGTGTCCCTGCTGCCGCCCTGGGTCATTCCTCCTCCTCCGAGCCCCGCGACGGTGTTCGACCCCCGGAAGGGCAAGGATCCGGTGCCCCCGCTGCCGCCCTGGGTCATTCCTCCTCCTCCGAGCCCCGCGGGCAGCAGCAGCTCCTCCGACTCCTCCATCGACTACGGCGCGGCATTCAGAGCCGGGACCTTCGGAGACGGGGTCACGGAGTCGAGCACCGCCGCCGAACTCAGAGCCCGCGGCGGCAGGGCGCGGGCTACGTGGAGCGACCCCTTGGTGGCGGACACGAGGGGGGAGCCCAACGCGGCGCCGCATCCGTTCGACCACGGGATGATCGATCGGCTGGTGCGAGAGCAGGCGGCCATCGACGGGGCGATCGGGCTACGGGAAGAGCCCGAGGAGGCGGCGCCGTCGATCGACCCCAAGCTGGTTGCGCAGTCGTTGCTCGAGCGGCTGGCGAGAGTGCAGGCGGCCGTCGACGAGGACAACAGGCGACGGGAACAGCAG TACAACTCGTTGCGCGCGGAAGAGGCGATGTACAGGAAAGAACAG GAGAAACTATCACAAGTAAAGGTTGTGGTAAAGGTGAAACCCAAGCAAGACAAACTAGGTATAAACTGGACTCAGATCAAGAACAAG ATTTTTCGTAGAGAAGGAAGGGAAATATGTTCGGAACATGTGAACCACCAG ACACATCCCATCACTGAAGTCAGAAGGCATCATAGGCTTGCTTCTGACGAGGCGAACCATCTTGATGCCTATTCAGAATATAGATCGGTGATTGGAGATGGGGAGTGTTTCTACAGGAGCTTCATATTTTCGTACCTT GAGCAAGTTATTGATAGGCAGGACACACATGAGGAACATCGTCTCCTTCGTGTTGTTGAAAGAATGTCCATGCAACATGCAAATCTTCGATGGAACTCTGACTTTCGCAGGAGCAGCAAA GCATTTAAGAATCTGATCAAGAAAATAATGAGACGGAAACATGGCAGAGAAACAACTAGCAG CCGCCGTAAAGAGAAACTTCTCAAGTTCTTCAACAAGGATGATACGACACTAGACA TTTTCATTTTCCTCAGATTAGTAGTAGCTATCCAGATGTGCTCGCACAGGGAGGTGTATGAACCGCTTATACCAGGGCTCAGAGGAAATTACAATCTGGAAGAT TGGTGCTTTTGGCGCGTCACTCCAGCTCGTCGGTTCACGGATCATGTTATGATGTTGGCCTTGGCCACAGCGCTTGAGGTGCCCCTCAGAGTGGAGCGAGTCCGAGGAGGATATGATCCAGATATCTACACTGTTCCTGGAGTTCCCCGTCCGAGAGTGACCCTGCTGTACTCGGCAAATCACCACGAAATCATCTACCCACGTGCTTCCCAGAGAGAACATGCTGCTGATCAGGGTTCAAATCAACAGACTTCCCAGAGAAAACATCCCGCTGATCAGAGTTCAAGTCATCAGGCTTCCCAGAGAGACGATCCTGCTGATCAGAGTTGA